A region of Betaproteobacteria bacterium DNA encodes the following proteins:
- a CDS encoding SRPBCC family protein: MAIYALVSRWCFEAPVAAIWEALTLAETWPRWWRYVESVELLERGDGEGCGAVRRFVWTSRLPYRLAFQMRTTRVERLRSIAGAAVGELNGFGRWDLESAGPITSARYTWMVTTERAWMNRLSPLLGPVFRWNHHAVMKEGAGGLARHLGVRLVSAEAGKALHAAPISPSIYR, encoded by the coding sequence ATGGCGATCTACGCTCTCGTGTCCCGATGGTGCTTCGAGGCACCGGTTGCCGCGATATGGGAGGCATTGACCCTGGCCGAGACGTGGCCTCGATGGTGGCGCTACGTGGAGAGCGTCGAGTTGCTCGAGCGGGGCGACGGCGAAGGATGCGGCGCCGTTCGGCGGTTCGTTTGGACGAGTCGCTTGCCGTATCGCCTGGCCTTCCAGATGCGCACGACCCGCGTCGAGCGCCTGCGCAGCATAGCGGGCGCTGCCGTGGGCGAACTGAACGGTTTCGGTCGCTGGGATCTCGAAAGCGCGGGGCCGATTACGAGCGCCCGCTATACCTGGATGGTGACGACCGAACGCGCCTGGATGAACCGGCTGTCACCGCTCCTCGGGCCGGTTTTTCGATGGAATCATCACGCCGTGATGAAGGAGGGGGCCGGCGGCCTGGCGCGCCACCTCGGGGTGAGACTGGTGAGCGCCGAGGCCGGGAAGGCCCTCCACGCGGCTCCCATCTCCCCGTCAATCTACCGGTGA
- a CDS encoding glycosyltransferase family 2 protein produces the protein MTKSPCPQPLVSIGMPVYNGARYIERAIESLRAQTFGDFELIISDNASTDDTRLLCERYAQLDPRIRYVRQPENIGAPRNYNVVVHEARGTYFKWSSASDEVSPDCLAKCVAALEADSGAVLAFGHTRFVEEDGTLLDVYGGDFSVTGATPSERFEFVCSHLVLNNAQNALIRLDVLRKTKLDRLYPHGDPVLMAELALYGRWHLLPDVLLHRRTGRDHFTPQRTLAEITRIYDPQRTRPMALIIWRRHWDYCTVALDAPISWSERLRAMSFALGRAFRDHRPLRRDLRAFARLLASPHVPVRKPLDPEPVATKVGAAPVAGPRQ, from the coding sequence ATGACGAAATCCCCATGCCCCCAGCCGCTCGTGAGCATCGGTATGCCGGTGTACAACGGCGCCCGCTACATCGAGCGCGCGATCGAGTCGCTGCGCGCCCAGACCTTTGGCGACTTCGAGCTCATCATCTCGGACAACGCGTCGACCGATGACACGCGCTTGCTGTGTGAGCGCTACGCGCAGCTCGATCCGCGCATCCGTTACGTGCGTCAGCCCGAGAACATCGGGGCACCCCGCAATTACAACGTCGTGGTGCACGAGGCCCGTGGCACGTACTTCAAGTGGTCGTCGGCAAGCGATGAGGTTTCCCCTGACTGTCTTGCCAAGTGTGTTGCAGCGCTTGAAGCCGATAGCGGCGCCGTGCTGGCGTTCGGTCACACGCGATTCGTCGAAGAAGACGGCACGCTGCTGGATGTTTACGGCGGCGATTTCTCCGTCACCGGGGCGACGCCGAGCGAGCGATTCGAGTTCGTGTGCAGCCACCTCGTGCTGAACAATGCCCAGAACGCGCTGATCCGTCTGGACGTCCTGCGCAAGACCAAGTTAGATCGCCTCTATCCTCACGGCGACCCGGTGCTGATGGCCGAACTGGCGTTGTACGGTCGCTGGCACCTGCTCCCCGACGTGCTCCTGCATCGGAGAACCGGCCGCGACCACTTCACCCCCCAGCGCACGCTGGCCGAGATCACGCGCATCTACGACCCGCAGCGTACGCGGCCGATGGCGCTCATCATATGGCGACGGCATTGGGACTACTGCACGGTTGCCCTGGATGCGCCGATTTCGTGGAGCGAGCGCCTCCGTGCGATGAGCTTCGCCCTGGGGCGCGCGTTTCGCGATCATCGTCCGCTTCGGCGTGATCTGAGGGCATTCGCGCGCTTGCTTGCGTCCCCCCACGTGCCCGTCCGCAAACCCTTGGACCCCGAGCCGGTCGCTACCAAAGTCGGCGCCGCGCCAGTGGCGGGCCCGCGGCAGTGA